A single region of the Streptomyces virginiae genome encodes:
- a CDS encoding J-domain-containing protein, whose product MTERKPPGVSFESFVDRQIRQATERGDFTSLPGYGKPLASLDAPYDEQWWIKDKLHREGFAVLPPALALRKEAEDAVEKVRAARSERQVRDVLTEINEKIAAALRMPPPGPPLGLTEFDVEAEVQAWRRDRPAQA is encoded by the coding sequence ATGACCGAGCGCAAGCCACCGGGTGTCAGCTTCGAGTCCTTCGTGGACCGGCAGATCCGACAGGCCACCGAACGGGGCGACTTCACGAGCCTACCCGGCTACGGCAAGCCGCTGGCCTCGCTCGACGCGCCCTACGACGAGCAGTGGTGGATCAAGGACAAGCTGCACCGCGAGGGCTTCGCCGTCCTGCCTCCGGCGCTCGCGCTGCGCAAGGAGGCCGAGGACGCCGTGGAGAAGGTCCGGGCGGCCCGCTCGGAACGCCAGGTACGGGACGTCCTCACGGAGATCAACGAGAAGATCGCGGCGGCCCTGCGCATGCCCCCGCCGGGCCCGCCCCTGGGTCTGACGGAGTTCGACGTCGAGGCCGAGGTACAGGCCTGGCGCCGGGACCGCCCGGCCCAGGCCTGA
- a CDS encoding HIT family protein: MLAAMTTQPEQQIGVGTQDAFQRLWTPHRMAYIQGENKPTGPEAGDGCPFCGIPDMSDQDGLVVARGRHVYAVLNLYPYNGGHLMVVPYRHVADYTELDGPETAELADLTKRAMVALRKASGAHGFNIGMNQGAAAGAGIAAHLHQHIVPRWGGDTNFMPVVGHTKVLPQLLADTRQMLADAWPVD; this comes from the coding sequence ATGCTTGCCGCCATGACGACTCAGCCGGAGCAGCAGATCGGTGTGGGCACGCAGGACGCGTTCCAGCGTCTGTGGACGCCCCACCGGATGGCCTACATCCAGGGGGAGAACAAGCCGACCGGCCCGGAGGCCGGGGACGGCTGTCCCTTCTGCGGGATTCCGGACATGTCCGACCAGGACGGCCTGGTCGTCGCGCGGGGCCGGCACGTGTACGCGGTGCTGAACCTCTACCCGTACAACGGCGGCCACCTGATGGTCGTCCCGTACCGGCACGTCGCCGACTACACCGAGCTGGACGGGCCGGAGACGGCCGAGCTCGCCGACCTCACCAAGCGGGCCATGGTCGCGCTGCGCAAGGCCTCGGGCGCGCACGGATTCAACATCGGCATGAACCAGGGCGCGGCCGCCGGCGCAGGCATCGCCGCGCACCTGCACCAGCACATCGTGCCCCGCTGGGGCGGGGACACGAACTTCATGCCGGTCGTGGGCCACACCAAGGTGCTGCCGCAACTCCTGGCGGACACCCGCCAGATGCTCGCCGACGCCTGGCCCGTGGACTAG
- a CDS encoding elongation factor G-like protein EF-G2 has translation MGATSHQAGAAGRALTADRPSSIRNVVLVGHSGSGKTTLVEALALTAGAVNRAGRVEDGATVSDYDEMEHRRQRSVQLSLVPVEWDGIKINILDTPGYADFVGELRAGLRAADAALFVVSASDGIDGATRMVWDECEAVGMPRAIVVTHLEAARSDYTQMTTVCGEIFGADDPDAVIPLYLPLHGPPGPDGHAPVTGLLGLLSRRVYEYASGERVERDPDAAELSLITDARARLIEGIIAESEDESLMDRYLGGEEIDLKTLVDDLERAVARGTFHPVLMAAPATDGARQGLGTVELLELVTGGFPTPLERAAVPVTRPDGSARPDVTCDPAGSLVAEVVKTSSDPYVGRVSLVRVFSGTLKAEETVHVSGHGLADRGQEGRALHELDERIGSLSSPFGKQQRVLTRCIAGDLACVAKLTRAETGDTLSAKDDPLLMTPWTMPDPLLPLAIEAHSKADEDKLSQGLARLVAEDPTMRLEQNPHTHQLVLWCLGEAHQDVALERLRTRYGVQVDPVPHKVSLRETFGAKAAGRGRHVKQSGGHGQFAICEIEVEPLPPGSGIEFVDKVVGGAVPRQFIPSVEKGVRAQAARGVAAGYPLVDVRVTLLDGKAHSVDSSDAAFQTAGALALREAAAEARIELLEPVAELAVVIPDEYVGPVMSDLAGRRGRVVGTDQASAGRTRVRAEIPEIEIGRYAVELRSVSHGTGRFARAYARHEPMPPQIAEKVREQAEKGT, from the coding sequence ATGGGAGCCACATCACACCAAGCCGGAGCCGCCGGCAGGGCACTGACGGCCGACCGCCCCTCTTCCATCCGGAATGTCGTGCTGGTCGGCCACAGCGGATCCGGCAAGACCACACTGGTCGAAGCACTCGCCCTGACCGCGGGAGCGGTCAACCGGGCCGGCCGGGTCGAGGACGGCGCCACCGTCTCCGACTACGACGAGATGGAGCATCGCCGGCAGCGCTCCGTCCAGCTGTCCCTCGTCCCCGTCGAATGGGACGGAATCAAGATCAACATCTTGGACACCCCCGGATACGCCGACTTCGTCGGGGAACTCAGGGCCGGTCTGCGCGCGGCGGACGCGGCCCTTTTCGTCGTCTCGGCCTCGGACGGCATCGACGGCGCCACCCGCATGGTCTGGGACGAGTGCGAGGCCGTCGGCATGCCCCGGGCCATCGTCGTGACCCACCTGGAGGCCGCCCGCTCCGACTACACACAGATGACCACCGTCTGCGGCGAGATCTTCGGCGCCGACGACCCGGACGCGGTCATCCCCCTCTACCTCCCCCTGCACGGCCCGCCCGGCCCCGACGGGCACGCCCCCGTCACCGGCCTGCTCGGTCTGCTCTCCCGGCGCGTCTACGAGTACGCGTCCGGCGAGCGCGTGGAGCGCGACCCGGATGCCGCCGAGCTGTCCCTCATCACCGACGCCCGCGCCCGACTCATCGAGGGGATCATCGCCGAGAGCGAGGACGAGTCCCTCATGGACCGCTACCTGGGCGGCGAGGAGATCGACCTGAAGACCCTCGTCGACGACCTGGAGCGGGCGGTCGCGCGCGGCACCTTCCACCCCGTCCTGATGGCCGCCCCCGCCACCGACGGCGCCCGCCAGGGCCTGGGCACCGTGGAACTCCTCGAACTGGTCACCGGCGGCTTCCCCACCCCCCTGGAGCGCGCCGCCGTCCCCGTCACCCGCCCCGACGGCTCCGCCCGCCCGGACGTCACCTGCGATCCCGCCGGCTCCCTGGTGGCCGAGGTCGTCAAGACCTCCTCCGACCCCTACGTGGGCCGTGTCTCCCTCGTCCGCGTCTTCTCCGGCACCCTGAAGGCCGAGGAGACCGTCCATGTCAGCGGGCACGGGCTCGCCGACCGCGGTCAGGAGGGCCGCGCCCTTCACGAACTCGACGAGCGGATCGGCTCCCTCTCCTCCCCCTTCGGCAAACAGCAGCGCGTCCTCACCCGCTGCATCGCCGGCGACCTGGCCTGCGTGGCCAAACTCACCCGCGCGGAGACCGGCGACACCCTCTCCGCCAAGGACGACCCGCTCCTCATGACCCCGTGGACCATGCCCGACCCGCTGCTCCCCCTCGCGATCGAGGCCCACAGCAAGGCCGACGAGGACAAGCTGTCCCAGGGCCTGGCTCGGCTCGTCGCCGAGGACCCGACCATGCGGCTGGAGCAGAACCCGCACACCCACCAGCTCGTCCTGTGGTGCCTGGGCGAGGCCCACCAGGACGTGGCCCTGGAGCGGCTGCGCACCCGCTACGGCGTCCAGGTCGACCCCGTCCCGCACAAGGTGAGCCTGCGCGAGACCTTCGGCGCCAAGGCCGCCGGGCGCGGCCGGCACGTCAAACAGTCCGGCGGCCACGGCCAGTTCGCCATCTGCGAGATCGAGGTGGAGCCGCTCCCGCCCGGCAGCGGCATCGAGTTCGTCGACAAGGTCGTCGGCGGCGCCGTGCCCCGCCAGTTCATCCCGTCCGTGGAGAAGGGCGTACGCGCCCAGGCCGCCCGCGGGGTCGCCGCCGGCTACCCGCTGGTCGACGTGCGCGTCACCCTCCTCGACGGCAAGGCGCACTCGGTGGACTCCTCCGACGCCGCCTTCCAGACGGCTGGCGCCCTCGCCCTGCGCGAGGCCGCCGCCGAGGCCCGGATCGAGCTCCTCGAACCGGTCGCCGAGCTCGCCGTCGTCATCCCCGACGAGTACGTCGGCCCGGTCATGAGCGACCTTGCGGGCCGCCGCGGCCGCGTCGTCGGCACCGACCAGGCCTCGGCAGGGCGCACCCGGGTCCGCGCCGAGATCCCGGAGATCGAGATCGGCCGCTACGCCGTCGAGTTGCGCTCCGTCTCGCACGGGACCGGCCGCTTCGCCCGGGCGTACGCCCGCCACGAACCGATGCCGCCGCAGATCGCGGAAAAGGTGCGTGAACAGGCGGAGAAGGGAACCTGA
- the pgsA gene encoding phosphatidylinositol phosphate synthase — MLNKYARAFFTRVLTPFAAFLLRRGVSPDAVTLIGTAGVVAGALWFFPRGEFFWGTITITLFVFSDLVDGNMARQAGVSSRWGAFLDSTLDRVADAAIFGGLALWYAGNGNDNALCAVSIFCLASGQVVSYTKARGESIGLPVAVNGLIERAERLVISLVAAGLSGLQTFGVPSWIGVLLPIALWIVAVGSLVTLIQRVVTVRRESAEADAAAAAAEGGAA, encoded by the coding sequence ATGCTGAACAAGTACGCGCGTGCATTCTTCACGCGTGTTCTCACGCCATTCGCCGCTTTTCTGCTCCGGCGGGGGGTGAGCCCGGACGCGGTCACCCTGATCGGCACGGCCGGAGTGGTGGCCGGAGCGCTGTGGTTCTTCCCTCGCGGCGAGTTCTTCTGGGGCACCATCACGATCACCCTCTTCGTCTTCTCCGACCTGGTGGACGGGAACATGGCCCGCCAGGCCGGAGTCTCCAGCCGGTGGGGAGCCTTCCTCGACTCCACCCTCGACCGGGTCGCCGACGCGGCGATCTTCGGCGGCCTCGCCCTCTGGTACGCGGGCAACGGCAACGACAACGCACTGTGTGCCGTGTCGATCTTCTGCCTGGCCAGCGGCCAGGTGGTCTCGTACACCAAGGCGCGCGGCGAGTCGATCGGGCTGCCCGTGGCCGTCAACGGACTCATCGAGCGGGCCGAGCGTCTGGTGATCTCGCTGGTCGCGGCCGGCCTGTCCGGTCTGCAGACCTTCGGCGTGCCGTCCTGGATCGGCGTGTTGCTGCCGATCGCCCTGTGGATCGTGGCGGTGGGCTCGCTCGTCACCCTGATCCAGCGGGTCGTCACCGTACGTCGCGAATCGGCCGAGGCCGACGCGGCGGCGGCCGCCGCCGAGGGCGGCGCGGCCTGA